A window of the Equus asinus isolate D_3611 breed Donkey chromosome 20, EquAss-T2T_v2, whole genome shotgun sequence genome harbors these coding sequences:
- the LOC106827783 gene encoding olfactory receptor 7E178-like, giving the protein MEVTKFFKSLEQYRKCLVSIYLFPFFQPSFILQRCPSYIEKQNFTCVSEFFLMGLSDDPELQPLIFGLFLLTYLVTMLGNLLIILVVSSDSHLHTPMYFFLSNLSIADIGFTSTTIPKMMVDIHTHSRVISYVGCVTQMSIFTLFGCLDNLLLTAMAYDRFVAICHPLHYSVIMNPGLCGLLVLVSFFISLLYSQLHSLMVSQLTFFMYVEIPHFFCDPSQLFNLACSDTSTNNALIYFMGAILGGVPLTGIFFSYTRIVSATLRVSSTVGKYRAFSTCGSHLSVVCLFYGTALGVYLSSVASHSPKKSAVASVMYTVVTPMLNPFIYCLRNRDIKRAMQKFLRRTA; this is encoded by the coding sequence TGCTTGGTGTCCATTTacttgtttccatttttccaaCCCTCTTTTATTCTTCAAAGGTGTCCAAGctacatagaaaaacaaaattttacatgTGTCTCAGAATTCTTCCTCATGGGCCTCTCAGATGATCCAGAACTACAGCCTTTGATCTTTGGGCTCTTCCTCCTCACGTACCTGGTCACCATGTTGGGGAACCTGCTCATCATCCTGGTGGTCAGCtctgactcccacctccacactcctatgtacttcttcctctccaacctgTCCATAGCTGACATCGGTTTCACCTCCACCACAATCCCCAAGATGATGGTGGACATCCACACTCATAGCAGAGTCATCTCCTATGTGGGCTGCGTGACTCAGATgtctatttttactctttttggaTGTTTGGACAATCTACTCTTGACTGCAATGGCCTATGACCGGTTTGTGGCCATCTGTCACCCCCTGCACTATTCAGTCATCATGAACCCAGGCCTATGTGGCCTCCTGGTTTTGGTGTCTTTTTTTATCAGTCTTTTGTACTCTCAGCTGCACAGTTTGATGGTATCACAACTTACCTTCTTCATGTATGTGGAAATCCCTCATTTTTTCTGTGACCCTTCTCAGTTATTCAACCTTGCCTGTTCTGACACCTCCACCAATAACGCATTAATCTATTTTATGGGTGCTATCCTTGGTGGTGTTCCACTCACAGGGATCTTTTTCTCTTATACTCGAATTGTTTCTGCCACTCTGAGAGTGTCATCCACAGTTGGGAAGTACAGAGCCTTCTCTACCTGTGGCTCTCACCTGTCAGTGGTTTGCTTATTTTATGGAACAGCCCTTGGTGTATACCTCAGTTCTGTTGCTTCACATTCCCCCAAGAAGAGTGCTGTGGCCTCAGTGATGTACACTGTGGtcacccccatgctgaaccccttcatctacTGCCTGAGGAACAGAGACATCAAGAGAGCCATGCAGAAGTTCCTCAGAAGAACAGCCTAA